The DNA segment ACGACGATCTCGCTCCGCTGTTCAACCGGGTTGCCTACACGCTGGCCTACAACGGCGCGGTCTTTGGCGATTCGTACGCCCGCATCTATGCGGACCGGGGGGGTATTAGGGACCTGTACGTGGACGAGTTGGTGCGCCCGCCCATTGTGCAGCCCTACGAGAAGGGCACCAGAACCGTTGGCTTCATGATCTATGCCGGCGACAAGATGCTCGAACGTTTGGACATCTCCCAGCTCGCGCGCTTGAAGATGCCGCGCACGCTGTGGGTGCCGCAGTTCCAAATCGTTGAGAAGGCCTTCCGGACCGCCTTGACCGAGAACGACATGGATAAGTTGCCGGTGCTGCCGGCATCCATTGGCGGGTCGTTCCTCTACCAGGCCGAGGAGCCCTACGACAACCTGCTGGCCTCCTTGCTGGGTTTGGTCGGCCAACGCTGGATGGATTCGATTGACGAGCAGATGGTGGGCGTCAATCTGGAGACCATGACAGCCGATCAGCAGGAGAAATTCCTGACGTCGATCATCGGGATGCTCAAGCTGAGCAAGGATCGCGCTGAGAACGCTGTGAAGACCGGGCAGCCGGTCATGGAGCGCATTCGCCACATCATCCCGGTCTGGGGCGAAAAGCAAATTACCCGTCTTGATCAGATGCAGAACGGGCGCAACGCCACGATCAGCGTCGAGGACGTGATGCTGCATGCCAAGCTGCTCTCCGGCGCGCTGGGCACCGATCTCTCCATGCTTGGATTCTCTGAACTCCTGTCCGGCGGCCTGGGCGACGGCGGCTTCTTCCGTACAAGTGCCCAGGCGGCGGAGCGGGCGCGGGTGATCCGGGGGGCGCTGTCCGATTGTTGCAACGCGATCATCGACATTCACACCATGCACCGATATGGGACGGTGTTCCTGCCGAGTGCTCGCCCGTGGTCGATCAATTTCTATGGGTCGATTTCCGCGCTCGAGTCGGAGCGACAACGGACGCGCCAGGACGCCATGGCCGCCGGCCAGTCCCTGATTCAGGCCATCCGTGATCTGAAAGACATGGGAGCGTCGCAGGACTTCATCTCGCACTTCCTGACGAAGCAGATGTTACTGGACGAGGACCAAGCCAAGATGTACTCGCAGATTGCTAATGAGCCCGATACGCGCGGCAAACGGGATCCGCGCGTACGTCTCAGCGGCTCGGATGAGACTGAGGATGATGAGTAATCATGGGCCTATTCGATCTCGTCTCTAACCAGGTGCTTGGGCAGATCGCCGGCCAGGTTAAGAAGCGCATCCCCTCCAATGCCATCGCCGGCTTGCAGACGGCTGGCAATGTATTGGGGAAGGTAGCCAGCGGGAACCTGTTGGGTGCCGCGTCGGCGCTCATCAACTCGCGATTCATCCGTGACAAGTTCCCGATCGGTGCGGATCTGGCGAGCCAGGCGGAATACTGGCTCACGCCAACGCCTGTCTTTGGCGGCATCGCGCCGGTGGATGCGCAGGAACTCTACGGCTATGTCCGTGACCTTGATCTGGCCAAGAAGAACCTTTTCCTGATCGAGATTTCTGACCTTACGCCTACGGCTTCGGTTTGGCTGGACGGCCCGACTTACCTCGGAACTGACGGACCCAGAGCCTTCAACATCTTTGCCACGGACGTGAGCTACACGCCTGTCAGCGTATCGGGTGAGAAGCACAGGGTGGGTGGTGCCACGACGGACGGCGTCAACTCGTTTGATCCAACCGACCTGCGCATCACCACGATGGACGACACCGTCGGAACGATCAAGGAGTGGTATCGGTGGAAGGCGCGCCAGGCCGTCAACTGGGATGGGACGGTTGGGGTTCCCGCCGACTACCTGGTCCGCATTCGCATCCTGCACGCCTTCATTACCAATGGTTCGAACGTGCTGGGTTACGAGGATACGTATCTGATGCGGCCGGCGACAGCCGAGGTGGAACTCTCCCGACGAGACAACAATATCCAAGAGATCCACCTCAACTTCAGTCAGTTCGATACTTTCCTGCCTCCTTAATTCATGGCACTCAAAAGCGATTCCTACGGATTCCTGGTTGGCGCACCAGTAGAGTGGGGCAAGGCACTGGACGTCTGGAACGACATCCTGGTCGAAATCCGCGCGCTCCGTCTGGCGCTGGCAGCCGGGCATGGCTCGGCAGTTCCGAGTGCGAAGCGTCGCCCACCATCGTCCACAACCGCCGTACCCGCACTGGTGAAGCGCGAGGTAGCTCAAGCTGTAAAGGAGGTGGTTGCCCCCGCCAAGCGGCGAGGAAACACCAACCATAGCAGTCTCCAGCGCGACTCTAGTGGCCGGTTCCTATCAAAGGGAGGCGGTTCGGCGCAGCCAACAGCAACGCCCGTGTCAACGAAAGTGGCGCTCCACTTGGAGCCGCCGATTGATCTGGCCAAGGCGGAGGCTGCGCGCCCGAAGGCGAAGACCGACTGGGACCTGGTTCGGCGTCAGAATGCCGCAATGGCCCCGGCTCGGCCAGCGCGGTCGGTGGATGGGCAGAAGCGCGAAGAGAATGGGCGGTTCGCCGGAGCCGGCAAAAAGGGGCCCACGAATGGCGACGGCCCGCTAGAAGATGGCGCTAAAGACGAGCCAGCTGACTCCAGCGGCAAGGGTGGTCGTCGTAAGCGGGGCGAGGACGAAGCGGTCTCGTTGCTTTCCCGAGTGATGGGACGGGTACGAACGGCATCGGGCGTCGTTGCCTCCGCGCCGGAGATCGATCCTACGATTAGCGCGCTCAAGGAAGTGCAATCGATCGCATCTCCGGTAGGCCGTGGCATCGGGAAACTCTTCAGCCGTAGCTCGGACCGGGCGGTGCCGTGGTACCGGCGCATCTTGGGCGAGTTGAGGGGGATGCGCAGAGATGACTCATCCTTCCACAAGGCCGAGCTCCGCAAACTCAAGGATATCGAGCAACGTACGAGCACCGGATCAGGGTCGGGGTTGCTCGGCGGGATGTTGTCCAAGATCCCTGGCCTTGGCATTGCTGGCCGCCTCCTTGGCTCCGTCGGTGGCGGCCTGGGCGCACTGCTGAAGTTCGGGCGAAAGAGTGGACTCTTGCGGCGAATCCCACTCCTCGGCGGACTACTGGCCGGCGGCAGTGCTCTCTATAGCATGCTCGGGTTTGGTGACGACGCGAACGCTAGCCCCGAGGAAAACCGGCGTAGTCGGTTCGAGGGCGGTGGGGCTGGTGTCGGGGCGATCGCAGGCGGTGCGCTTGGGACCTTCCTTGGTGGGCCTGTGGGGACGGTGATCGGCGGCATCATCGGCGAGAAGGTTGGCTCCCGAGTGGGTGGTTGGCTCGCTGAGGTGGATTGGAAGAACGTTGCGGAGAACATCACCGATTCATGGGGCGCTGTCACGCAACTCATTAAGACGAAGTTCGGCGTAGACGTGCCAGCAGTTATGGACGCAGCCAAGGAAGTCGCCAAGAAGGCTATCGACTATGGTGGGGATTTCTTCGACAAAATTTCTTCGGCGACCAAAAGTGCAGCGGAGTGGGCTAACCAAGAGGTGATCCAACCGGCGGCCAACGCAATCAAGCGGATTGTTCAGACTGGAGCTGGCTTCAACGTCGTGGAACGGGGGGATGGTTCAGTCGTCCAGCAATCGGGGGCGCGCAACTGGCGCAATAACAACCCTGGCAATATCGAGTATGGGGACTTCGCGAAGAAGCACGGAGCCATTGGCTCGGATGGACGATTCGCCATATTCCCTGACTACGGTTCAGGCCGTAAGGCGAAGGAGTCCCTGATCTTCGATGGGAAGTCGTATCGCAACCTCACCCTGTCGCAGGCAATTTCCCGCTACGCCCCTGCTTCGGAGAACGATACGGCCGCCTACCAGCGCTCGGTCCTTGGATCGGTAGGAGGGCAGGACTTGAAGATGTCCGACTACACGCCCGCACAGCGAACCGTGATTCTGGATGCGATGCAAAAGGTGGAGGGATACAAGGTCGGGAAAACTGTGATCAAGGGCCGGAGTGGCGTTCCCGTGCTGGCTGCCGGCGGGGTGCCTGGTACACCGGTTGTCGCTTCGGCGCCAACCGTCTCAGTCAACACCGCTGTTCCAATGCCGAAAATCGCCGATGCTCCGGCGTTGTCCCCTCTGACCGCAATCCCAGCCACGTCTCGTCAAGAGATCAGGGTGACGCAAGAGAAGGGAGACGTTGGGCAAAACCTCAGCGATAGCAAGATCGCCCGCATTGCGACAGGCGGGCTCAGTAGCCCGTAACTTGGGATCGATCGGTACGGCCAGCTACTTGGCTGGCCGGATTTGAGCCGGCGTCATCAACACGTTTGTCTGGTGATTGCCGTTATCAGCGTGGAACAGTGAACCGGTGATGGTGGCCGGCTGGCCTTTCAGGCTCTTGAAGCTCTCCATCATCCTGGGATTCAGAACCAGGTGCATGAGCACGACGCCTCGCTCAGTTGGCGATTCCTGGTCACCTTCCACTGTGATAGGCGAGTCGAGTTGGATCGCTGGGAACGTAAGTTTCTTGCCATCTGGCGTTGCACCGGGTGCTGACAGCAGCTTCCCATGGACCGTCACGACCTGCGGCTCATAGCGGATTGGCTCGGCGTTGGCCAGTCGCTGGGCCCCAGCGGCAAGAAGAGCGACAGAAAGTAAGGCGGCACGGAGACGGCGTTGCATCATGGATCCTCGCATCAAGCCAAGCCGGCCCCAATTTGGCGTTTTGCCCGGCAAGTTTGTGACTTTACATCACCGGCATACGGCTACTGACTGCGCTATACCCCACTTTGGTTGGGTTAGGCTCGCAAACGCGTTCGGAAAACAGCGTCCGGTCATGGTAGTTGAGCCATCCAAAATCCACGGTAGACAAACGCATATACCGCTGGAGGGTCTATGGGCGTAAACACCGCAGCCTATCTGAATGGCTTCTACGACACCACGCGGGCGATGGGTGACAAGGCTGTTTCGAGCGACGGCGCTTTCGAAATCGAGGGTTTCGAGGACATGTGGCTCCTGACCAAGAGCTTTCCGTGGCCGACCATTTCGCCGGCCGGTGAAATCGAAGTCCCCACTCCGCTAGGTGGCGGGATGTGGCAGCCGCAACAGGTCAAGGTCAACCTACAGGGCCAGATTACCCTGATGGAAACCTCCCTTGGTAGCGTATCCAACATGCTCATCCGGCTGATTGCCCAAGGTGCGCGGTTCAATGCCAAGGCGTATGAGGGAACTCCGGATCGCTACCGGTTCTACCACCGTCTCAAGGACTGCTTCATCCAGACGGACATCCAGGACCGGGACTTCGAGAACCGTTCTCAGATTCTGACGATCAGCGGAACCATGTATTTCCACTACTTCGGCG comes from the Cupriavidus basilensis genome and includes:
- a CDS encoding DUF4431 domain-containing protein produces the protein MMQRRLRAALLSVALLAAGAQRLANAEPIRYEPQVVTVHGKLLSAPGATPDGKKLTFPAIQLDSPITVEGDQESPTERGVVLMHLVLNPRMMESFKSLKGQPATITGSLFHADNGNHQTNVLMTPAQIRPAK